The following is a genomic window from Malus sylvestris chromosome 12, drMalSylv7.2, whole genome shotgun sequence.
tgtgggtTAATTCTTGAGTTAGCATTTGGAATTAAGCTATTGGTTTGAACTTGAAGCTTCTGGTTGTTCATATGGGTATTCTGCAATTGTTATAAGCTGAGTATGTGGCTGTGATTTCTAATTTTCGACTCGGCTTAACGGTTGCTATTGTTTTGCTGATGATGTTAAGAATAATGAGAGGACGAGTTACTTCAATTCCCCTGCATTGGATGTCTCAGTTGCTTTTCCGCAAGCAACGCCGGCTTCTACTTTTCCTCCCTGCAGTAAGAACATTAACCATCATTATATAATAGATATCGTTCTCATTTGCTCCTTTAAATGGTATTATCGTTCTCATTTGCAGAAGCAACGCCGGCTTCTGCAATTGTTATCTGCATGTTAAAGGGTTTGACTGAGCCTGACTATGGAAGTGATGCGAGTGCCTTGAGAGCGACAGCAACAAAGGTCAAGGATTTCAACCTTCTCATTTGCTCCTTTATTTCTATTAAATGGTATTATCGTTCTCTTTTGGTTTTTGGGTGTCATGGCTCCGATCATGCAATATCATGTATTCTTGTGTTGTTGGGATCATCAGGTGGAAGGAGGTTGGGTACTTGAAGGCCAAAAGCGATGGATAGGAAACAGTACATTTGCTGAtgtcttgattatttttgctcggaatacaacaacaaatcaGATTAATGGGTATGTAAAAACATAAGCATGCGAACAACCTCTCAATATGTGTTCGAAACTTGATTGTTAAGCTTCAAAGTTATGCAGAATTTATGATTATTTCTTTCTGATTATGTTTCTTCTTGCCTCCAAATTGCTTTGGTGTTTAGATGCCTAGATGCATCCAAAATTTAGCATGATGGTTTTCCGTAGCAGCACTCTCATGTTGAATGCTTTTTCTTTCTCCTGCTATTTCAGATTTATAGTAAAGAAGAATGCCCCTGGACTGACAgctacaaaaatagaaaataaaattggttTAGAGCAAgtacacccctaaggactttgtgccagaTGAGGAAAGGCTACCTGGTGTTAATTCTTTTCAGGATACTAACAAGGTAGGCTGCAAAGCTGCGTTATTGCAATTTGTTTAGTCGTCTCCCTTTAGAGTAATTTAGGCATAAATTCTACTTCTTATTCGAGCTTATGTTTAATAAACAAGACATGTTTAAGCTTGACTAGAGATTCATCTTGGTTTTTGTAATATCTCTTTTTTCCCCTTTTGAGAGATAAGGCTTGATACTGCGATGACGTTATCCCAAAGTTATAACGACGTTATCCCAAAGTTAATAACTCTGAATCTTCTTTCTACGGAGCATGGAGCAAAGTTTTTCATTCTGTTGCCCTAATATAAAACAGATGTGCTATGGTCTCTCATGAGCATTTATTGATTTATTGGTTTGTGTGTGGGGGTCTATGATATGTGTCATAGGTATAAAAACATGCCTAAGcggtgctctctctctctctctctctctctctctctcatcttccaTTTACCGTAATTCAAGTTTCCTCTGTATTAAGTCTAAATTATAAGGATTTGAAAGGTATCTGAAGGAGAGGAAACATTGGAGCCCCTCTTGCAGCTTTCCAGATCAACCAAGAGAAACTTGTCCGTATGCTTGGTCATGTTCAAGCTATGGCGCCTCTGCAAGCTGTATGAGGTGGGTAAAATGACTCCAGGTCATGCTAGCATGGGGAAGCTAAGAAAAAATGACGTCCTGATGCATTTATTTATCCTATTGCTTATACATTCAAAATACTGAATGGGTGCAATTTTCAGTCATGCATTCATTTTGTGGTCACCTTGCAGGCTTTCGGTGATTTGGAACCCATCTACACATTCGAAGGCACTTATGACATCAACGCCTTGGTCACCGGTAGGGAAGTCACTGGCATTGCCAGCTTCAGGCCAGCTGCATCGACCCAGCGCAGCCGTCTGTAGTGTAACTTCTCTGAATCTCAACTCCCTCCACAAGTTTCTTTCATTAATAACAAGGTTGTCTAATGTCAAAAGGGATGAAGTGAATTCATCCATTGACAACCAAAAATAAGGACGCCTTATAAATCGTTGTTTTTAGACATTGTATCGGTATAGTTCTGAAAGACAAATAAACGATCCTAGCAGACCCTCGAATTATTCGTCAAAAAAGTGCCACACCTGGGCTTGTGCGCCGCCGGCATAACTCCGTGGGCGGACAAGTTTACGTCCAAATGAGGGACAAAGGAAATGAACTTTTTGAAACCTTATGTCCAGAGGTTGCTAAAACTCGGGCGTCTGTATTGACCAGGTTATCCAACCACAACAGAAGCAAAAGCAAAATTCCCACCAAAGGCTGTAGGGTTTTGTAGGATAAGATTTTAACGGATAGCTAAATGTCATAAGCAGTTACATCTTTGACTGTAAGTGTAACCTTCCAAAATGTTGTCTTCTCCCCCCTCAAGGCCAAGGGAGCCGTTAACACACCCATGAGTTTCGAAGATATTTTTAATCAACAGTTGTCATTCATGAGATAAAAATTTGCTCTTAAGTGCTTGGAGTTTGGTCTAAATAGCCTTCAAGTTGGAGAAACGTTTGAATAGAAGTGTCTAATCAAGTTTCGTTCTCATGATCATCCAAGAACCTTTCCTTAAGCGATTGGAATTTGATCTAATTGGACTCCAAGTGGGAGAAAAGTACGAGAAGAAGTCTGGTCGAGTCTCGTTCTATTGACCATACATTCCAAAAATCATACATTTCTTTGTAATATTTCTGGCGAGTCTCGTTCTATTGACCATACATTCCAAAAATCATACCTTTTAGTAATACAAGCAAAATTGCCCGTGCTCCGCTGTAGGTTATGCATCCGTAACCACAATTTGACACATTTATTTCTAAATAATTCATCAAGATCGGATTTCTAAGTACCAGCAATATACAATTCACATGATGAGTTTTTAATATGAATTTGAGAGTGATGGTTGTTTAATTGGTATCTAAGATGCAGTAGTAGTTGGTGGTGATGTGGCCAAAATGTGACTCTCAAAATCGAGTCATGATTCCTTGTAGCATAAGTAGAAAAGGAGGTGGTGCAACAAAATCTGTCAGTAATAAAGTAACTTGTATCAAAGCTTAATTCAAAATTTACTATAGCTATCAACAATAACTTTATGCATATTTGAGACAAAGTTGAACCTGATTTAGAGAATTGTTTGAAGCACATGTTGCTTTGCAGTTTAACATTTGCTCTTATAATTGGCCTGATTGCTGCATTTGAACTGTTGATTCCCACCATAAAGAATTTAGGATTCTGCGTTGTTGCCACCGCTGGTCTAAGAATATGTTCAAAAGGTCAAAAAAaattcttacaaaaaaaaaaaaaacaatttaaataaaGCTCTGTGGCAATAAAAGTGGAATCAGGTTTATATTGAGTATACTATAGACTGAAATCCCGTTATCttccatgaaaaatctccatGAAATTTTATGGAGATTTGAcaaacttataaaaaaaaacctataaaTCACAAAAAACGCAAAGCCCCGGTATCTATTATCGGCCCAGATAGGACCATAACAGAATTTCAGTCTATACCGAATCAATCTCAATTTGTCAGTGTTATACCTGCTCTCCATATAGAAGTTAGGTCTAATATAGTTGTTATCATCTCTTATGTTtctttagtaaaaaaaaagaagttatttCATTCCAAAACCTTGAAAAACAACCTAAAAGCATCGGTATGACCTCAAGTGAAACTGGTGCCCTTTGTAATTATGTAGTTGGTATATAATTTCTCACCTCAGATTTGTATATTGACATTATACTCACTTAAGCTTCAAAAAAATCCATCAGTCCTAAACCACACATTCAAGGTACTTAAGTTTTTTAAAGCCTACAAATTGAAAATACAATGGAAAAAGAATGAATCTTGGTAAAAACGAAACTCCAAACTATTTTTGGAACTTAATCCTCTAAACTATGACCAACAGCCTTTGAGATTAAAATTTAGAAGACCAGGCAATACTGTTTCCACGTTCTGCCTCTGAGCTTAATTTATCAATAATCTAAGTTCAAAAATGGTAAAAGTGAGGAAACATACCTATCACCCTGCTCTCTGTGATCTATGAAATCCAAGTTCCGCTATGTGACCCTCTGCTTAGTCACTTCTAGGCCTCTGAAGATCAAAAAATACCATAAACTTAATCTTTACCAAAAGCTATAAAGAAATATTTGCCGCACCATTAAATATTTCGCAATTACCTCTGTACATAATCTTGTTGGGGTTTTACCTGTgtgctttattttctttattaatttccctatctctctctctctctcatttcaaATCTTGCATCTCCAGAACAATCCCCAGAAGATAACTTTAATTTGCACAGAAATCTTTGAAATCTAAAGTAAAATAAATTGCTTACCTTTCGTAAATACAGTTATCCGAAACGACGCGGATGCACTGGTGGTAAGTCGGCGTGTGATGTGTTAgccgcggggggggggggggggggggggggttggggggggggggggggggggggggggggttgttACCATCCTTCAAGGCAACCAGAATTTTCAgataaaatcacacaaaaaaagCCCCAAATTTAACGAAAATTTGTGCACAACctagaaatttaaaggaaaaaatCTACGAAAACTTAACTAAAACCCAATTATATTGAATAAGAAAATTTGAAGCATATCTTTACATGCAATAGATGCAGAAGGTACCTTAAGCACCCAGGAATAGTTTGAGACCAACCTCGACGCCGACCTTCACCGGAATCGTCGAAAAACGTGGGAAAGCTCTAAGGAGTTTTCGAAAATCCTCGTTGAAACCATAACAAATCGAGGCATGCAACGGGTGTTTCTTGTTCCTGAGATGAAAGGGACACGATTGGTAAAACGATGAGGTTTGATTCGACGGCTTTCGAACGGAAATAGCTCGCCGTCGTCATCCGGAGAGAATagcgagagggaagagagaagggaagaacaaaataaataaagtgtATATATCTTTTCTCAGACAGTGGCAGAGAAGTAATAAATCAACTTAACAGGGTCAAAATGGAAAGCACACTGTGCTTATAAACAGTAAAtcagttagttttgagttttagtataGATTAATTTTTGGTATCTAATCGAAACTTATTAAGTGTCATTTTTCTCTGTAATTAAAATTACTTAATCATTTTCAATTCATTGCGTTCCAATTGTAAATTTATTGTGTCTCAAGTTCAAAACTTTCCTTTATATCAATtacattaaatataacataatgcacattaaatataacatattgcaatcatattaaatataacataatgCACATCTCAAAATTACCATTACCATCCATAATCAAAATTATTAGCCTAACCCGCCATACATTTTCCTCCAAaatataaaactcaaaattctaCCACCTACTACTAATTGGACTCCAACCACCACCGCCTTCGCTCAATTCCCGCTGCTGCTCGGCGTCCCTCTCCAACCCCAAACTCCGAATCTTTAGCTGAAACTGCATCACCGCCGTCAAAAACCTCACTGCCTGCCCCGAGCTCAGCAAATCCACCAGCTTCGTCGCCATCGTCGTCCTCAGCAAGTTGGCATTCTCCACCACGGTCTCCAATGCCGACTTAAGCGACTTGATCACCGCGTCGTCCTCCACGATCTCCCCGTGTCCGGCCCTCCCGTACCGCCGCACCGCATCCATGAACGGCGGCGCCGCCACGCTCTCGTGAATCTTGGCGAGCTTGTCGTTGAGCGCGCGCTCCTCGACCCGGGTCGCCTCCCTCAGCCGGGCCATCCTGACCCGCTGCTGGTCGCTCAAATCGGGCACCGACTCGGTCACGAGCCGGAATACGATACCCGGTTTGTACCCGGCGATCCAAAGCAGGCTCCTTTCGTAGGAAGTATACCACGTCGGCGAGAAAGCCAGTAAAACATCCCGCTGTCCAAGTCGCGATTTCTCGTCGTAATACTGCTGGTAATGGAAGAGAACCCGAGACACCAAATCTCGGAGGTCTTCATCTCGGGCCTCGTCGATCGTCTGCTGGGCCGAtcagggccggcccaggcccagtgcaggAGGGGCGACCGTTCAGGgtccaaaaaaattaggggcaccaaaattattagggcggtatatttatatatgtttttataagagtataaatttataaaatttgattcaaagacacagaaatttaactagaagtggtggtttgtcatttgaaaataataaggaggtcttgggttcaaaacaccatgtgtgcttatttactttcctttcttttacaaatttctttttataagagtataaatttagaaaatttggttaaatgatcaagaagtttaattagaaacaatgatttttgttgtttaaaattaacaagaggtcctaagttcgaaatgctatgtacatgtttattcttttcaatttttacaaatttttgtttggttggtaatttatttttagttactatctagtagctatgtgggttgttatttttaaatattcgttttaattcaagtctaatcttcaacaaagaataatacgtggaccaaatttgcaaattatatgacgtgtcatcaaaatgtttaatttagtaaaactcgaaaacatcattattttttagtcccatattgacaaggttagtaaataagaaaaaacacctcacgatttattcaaaaacacattcaaagttcaaatggaaaacaaaactcatcatctatcttcttgtaagcccgaagtttttttgtttccctctctcaatacaaaataaattagtttttatgtgtttctaaattattgagtttgaagtgtttttctaagtataattttttcgatgtcttatgtgcgaaaataaataattttcttacatgaagttagggcacttttttttacgtcgccccgggcctcaaaaatctctagaCCGGCCCTGGGGCCGATAAGAGCTCATCGAGGAAGTGTTCTTGCCGGACCAGCCAGCGCTCGTAGATTGCCTCGAATGAGTTCGACGCATTGCCGCTGTGAGAGCCGTTTGTCAttgtttgctatgtgcttatatgatcttggtTACtcttcatattgtcaattggttttacggTGGAacccaatttcatcatggtatcagagcaagagTAAGGTTgtccacgtgtgaagcccaacggccacACTTATTCCACGTTACCCAGTTGTTGTTCACGTGTAAGCTTGAAAATCCGCCGCggggggcgtgttgagagttgtcttacattggtgagggacaaggtgttatgtgcttatatgatattggactactctccatattgccaGGCGACGAAAAACGGAGAGATGGGTGGGATTAAATAGGAGGTGGGATTCGAAAGGTGGGGGATTtcttttgggattttggtttttgatttGCTTTGTGGGCAAGTAATGCGGATACTTCGAGAGCAAAGAGAGAGAGGATTGTCAtaacccaaaacaaaaacagcAAAGCTTTCTGGGGTTCTAATGGCGACAAAAAACAGAGAGATGGGTGGGATTAAATAGGAGGTGGAATTCGAAAggagggggattttggtttttgatttGCTTTGTGGGCAAGTAATGCTAATGGGGTGAGGATACTTCGAGAGCAATGTTCatgcattttgtttttcaaagagagagagagagagagaggaggggggGGGGAATTAGGTTTGGGGATGCCCGGATGACGGGGCAACACGTCTCCAAGCTGCCAAGTGGAGGGATTGTGTGAAGCCAAGTCAtcgtttttgggttttgggggtGGTGGTGGGGAGGTTAAACCCTCGGGGGAGGGATGTCTTTCTAAACAGGCAATGTTTGCATTGGTGCAAGTGGGGGGAAGTTGTTAAATGGCTAAGAAGTGCAATACTTTGACAAACAATAGGCGTAACGTTGGGCTTAACTGTATCCACATGGCTTATTCGCATATCCCTTTTGCACATTGTATGTCGGGGCAAATAGAGTATGAAAGGCAACATATTTATAAGTGCCTTGAAGCAATCTTTCATCCTTCGTCACAACCATAACCCACatgctacaaaaaaaaaaatttccaacaaaaCTTTTGTAGCACATGCAACCATATGGGAAGAAATATGAGACTGAAATGTCCTAAACTGCTTAAGCATTGAGTTTATCATATTCTAAACAGGATTGACATAACCAAGACAATTACAAATAGCTCCACACAAATAAGAATTTGAAAGCTTCAAGTCATATAAATGAAAACTTCGTTTGTTTAAAACAACAACTGACATAAAACAGGTAAGGTTCAAAGCAATGGCAGGAAAagtaaagaaaaacaagaaaagaaaaaccacaAGCAGCATATCTTTGTCCTTCTTTAGCCTTCTTGAACTTTGAGGTACGAGTCTCTAATTGCACTCATTTTTCCGACAACCATATTCAAAAGCATCCGCTCTTTTGGTGATACTGCACAGCAGGAGAGTCCTATCTGCATCACATCAAACAAGCATTCCTCTACCTTTTTTGCTTTCACCACTCTGTGATTGTTACGTCTGGGCAGCGCAGTCCTTTCGTATCTGTCATCGTTAACACTACCATCAACTTCAAGGTCGAGGAGCAATGAAGGGTCAACAACATCCATGACATGGTCAGGCAAAGCCATGGCTGCGAATTTGTAAATGCTTAGACCTTCAATGAACATGTCATCAGTAGGTGTTTTTCCTGTGAACATTTCTAGCAAGAGTATCCCGTAGCTATAAACATCTCCCAGTATGGAAACTTGGCCTCCCATGCCGTACTCTGCAGTGACATACATATAGACGATAAGATGTCACATGCAATTGACTATTAAAATTGATATCTTATTTCAGATTAATGTTACTTGTTTCCAGGAAAAAGAGTCAATAGTGTATCTTTAATAAATAGAATTTAATTAGTTGGTTTTTAGTAATAAGTTAATAagaattgaaaaatgaaattagAATGATGGAATCTCATACCTGGAGGAATGTAACCTATAGAACCCTTTAGTTGCGATGACATTGTTTGACTGAGGGAATGATCATTTGATGCTTCCAAGAGGAACCTTGCTAAACCAAAGTCCCCAACATGCGCTACCATGTCTTCATCAAGAAGTACATTGCTCGGCTTTAGATCACAATGAACAATGGACGTTTCACAATGGTTGTGGAGATAATCTAACGCAGAAGCAACATCAATGGCTATGTTCAATCTTTGCATAAAATTCAATCTCTTACTTGGAGGTTGCTCCTCGTCTCTAGGATGCAACCACGAGTCAAGACTTCCATTTCGCATGAACTCGAAGACTAGACTTTTGAAGTCTCTACCATGATTATCAATGCTTGAGCATGCAGTTATGATCTTGAGAAGATTTCGGTGCCTGACACTTCTTAAAGCTTTGCATTCATCATTGAAACTCTTAGACGCTCCTTGTTGTTGAAGGTTTAATACCTTAACAGCAACTACCGTTCCATCGCTAGGAATTACCCCTTTAAAAACAGAACCAAAACTTCCCGAACCAATCAAATTATCCACAGAGAAACCGTTAGTCGAAGCAACAAGCTGTGAGTAGGAAACACCTAATTTCCAATCCTTATAAGAACGTGAAGTTACAAGTTCATCTCTTGACTTTTTTAGCATTGAACGAGCACCGAAGAAGCATGATAGAGCAATTATGAATGCAAGTGCACAAGATATAGGGATGACTACTTTTGGGGAAAGTAGTCCTCGAGATGAATGGTGTTTATTTTTGGGGCATGCAGGTTGATGTAATTCTGGGATACCACCACATAGCCTATGATTTCCCAGAACTGAGACACCACtgacatttgaaaaaattcCTTCTTTAGGCAACTCGCCTTCAAAATCATTATGCGAAAGATTGAGATACTTAAGTGCTCGAAGCTTGCTTATGAATTCAGGAATCTGCCCAGATAAGTTATTGCTTGAAATGTCAAGTTCTTCCAAGCCCTTTAAATCTTTAAGAGACTGAGGAATTGTTCCTTCAAATTTGTTGTCGTCCAAGTACAAGCCCCCCAAACTGGTACAACGGCCGATGGTGCTGGGGATTTCCCCTGATAACTTGTTGTTTGATACATTTAGCACTGTGAGATGCACCAAATCACCCACTTCACTTGGCAATGAACCAGTCAAATAATTTCCAGATAGGTCTAAACGACCTGAAAGGGTTGAAATCTCCATAAGCTTTTTAGGTATGCTGCCCGTTAGATTGTTATTATTAAGTAAAAGTTTCAACAGGTTTTTGCAGTTTCCAAGACTTGGAGGTATACTTCCCTCAAAACTATTTCCGTCCATGAAGAGCTCTGTCAATGAAGTTATATTACCAAGGGAAGATGGAATTGGCCCGGAAAATTTGTTAGCATTCAAAGCTAGTCTCTTCATCTTCTTGAGCTTCCCAATTTCTTCGGGGACAACACCCGCCAAATAGGTATAAGTCATATCTAGATCGGCAAGGTTTATAAGATTTCCAATGCCGTTTGGGAGGCTTCCATGTAACAAATTAACCCCTAGATAAAGAACTTGTAGTTGGGTCGAAAGGTTGGCTATGGATCTCGGGATTTCTCCCCCAAAATGATTATAGCCAAGACCCAATTTTTTAAGACTAGTACAATTAGCCAAGAAATTGAGAAAACTCAAATCACCAAGTTTTCCATTTCCCAGTCGATTTTCTCCAAAGTTTAGCGAAATTAAGCTTCGCAAGCTTCCGAGACTTTCTCCAGGGACTGTCCCCGTGAAGCCATTTGTAGAAAAATCAATCCTCTGAAGTCTAGAAGCATTTGACAATGATACAGGAATATTTCCTGTGAAATTGTTTATATCACATAAAAATACTTCGAGATTAGGAAGCATGATGCCGAGATTTGGTGGTAGCTCTCCATGTAAGTGGTTTATTTGAACACCGAACATGT
Proteins encoded in this region:
- the LOC126592406 gene encoding uncharacterized protein LOC126592406 encodes the protein MRKGYLVLILFRILTRYLKERKHWSPSCSFPDQPRETCPYAWSCSSYGASASCMRLSVIWNPSTHSKALMTSTPWSPVGKSLALPASGQLHRPSAAVCSVTSLNLNSLHKFLSLITRLSNVKRDEVNSSIDNQK
- the LOC126592407 gene encoding uncharacterized protein LOC126592407, with protein sequence MARLREATRVEERALNDKLAKIHESVAAPPFMDAVRRYGRAGHGEIVEDDAVIKSLKSALETVVENANLLRTTMATKLVDLLSSGQAVRFLTAVMQFQLKIRSLGLERDAEQQRELSEGGGGWSPISSRW
- the LOC126592391 gene encoding probable LRR receptor-like serine/threonine-protein kinase At3g47570, with amino-acid sequence MLGNESDRLALLDFKKRITEDPLSVMSSWNHSIHFCSWVGIACHRATQRVLILDLEDKQLVGSIPPSIGNLTRLIEISLGINEFHGEIPQELGRLRTLESLNLSFNSLGGKIPTNMSHCTQLRVFDLLSNKIIGSIPRQLSSWLSLTLLKLGGNDLSGTIPGWIGNFSSLRGLGLAHNNFQGSIPNELGHITTLQIFLVGGNNLSGMLPSSIYNISSIYMFGVQINHLHGELPPNLGIMLPNLEVFLCDINNFTGNIPVSLSNASRLQRIDFSTNGFTGTVPGESLGSLRSLISLNFGENRLGNGKLGDLSFLNFLANCTSLKKLGLGYNHFGGEIPRSIANLSTQLQVLYLGVNLLHGSLPNGIGNLINLADLDMTYTYLAGVVPEEIGKLKKMKRLALNANKFSGPIPSSLGNITSLTELFMDGNSFEGSIPPSLGNCKNLLKLLLNNNNLTGSIPKKLMEISTLSGRLDLSGNYLTGSLPSEVGDLVHLTVLNVSNNKLSGEIPSTIGRCTSLGGLYLDDNKFEGTIPQSLKDLKGLEELDISSNNLSGQIPEFISKLRALKYLNLSHNDFEGELPKEGIFSNVSGVSVLGNHRLCGGIPELHQPACPKNKHHSSRGLLSPKVVIPISCALAFIIALSCFFGARSMLKKSRDELVTSRSYKDWKLGVSYSQLVASTNGFSVDNLIGSGSFGSVFKGVIPSDGTVVAVKVLNLQQQGASKSFNDECKALRSVRHRNLLKIITACSSIDNHGRDFKSLVFEFMRNGSLDSWLHPRDEEQPPSKRLNFMQRLNIAIDVASALDYLHNHCETSIVHCDLKPSNVLLDEDMVAHVGDFGLARFLLEASNDHSLSQTMSSQLKGSIGYIPPEYGMGGQVSILGDVYSYGILLLEMFTGKTPTDDMFIEGLSIYKFAAMALPDHVMDVVDPSLLLDLEVDGSVNDDRYERTALPRRNNHRVVKAKKVEECLFDVMQIGLSCCAVSPKERMLLNMVVGKMSAIRDSYLKVQEG